The DNA sequence GAGCTTCGTGCGGATGTACGGCTCGACGTTGTCGACCGTGCCGATTTCCGTCAACATTTTCATCACCACTTCGTTCGCCCCGCCGTGAAGCGGTCCTTTCAACGCGCCGATCGCCGCCGTGATGCCGGAATAAATATCGGACAGCGTGGCTACGCAGACGCGCGCCGTAAACGTCGACGCGTTCAACTCATGGTCGGCGTGCAGCACGAGCGCCTTGTTGAACGCTTCCGTGGCGATGTCGTCTGGTTCTTTGCCGGTCAGCATGTACAAGAAATTGGCGGCAAAGCTCAAATCTTTGCGCGGCGCAACCGGTTCCAACCCTTTGCGCACGCGGGCGAAGGCAGTGACAATCGTCGGAATTTTCGCCTGCAGGCGGATCGCTTTCCGGTAGTTCGCTTCTTTCGTCATCACGTCCGCTTCTTCGTCGTACAGGCCAAGAAGCGAGACGGCAGTGCGCAGCGCGGCCATCGGATGCACGTTCTCAATCGGATAGAGCTTGAAGTGTTCGATGATCTCACGCGGGATGTCGGCATTTTCCGCCAATCGCTGTTTCAGCTCCTCGAGCTGTTCTTTCGTGGGCAGCTCGCGGTGCCAAAGCAAATAAATGACTTCTTCAAAGGAAGCGTTTTCAGCCAAATCTTCGATGTCATAGCCGACATACGTCAATGTATCGTCGATGATTGAGCTGATGCTAGAGGTTGTCGCTACAACTCCTTCCAAACCGCGGGTTACCGTCATGTCAATTTCCCCTTTTCTTTATAGTTCCTCGTTCCTGCTTGCCGCTTTACGGCCGGTGAGCGCTTGCTCGAAACAGGCGCAAAAAACAAGCGCACGCTATCGAAAGTGCTTACATCACCGCGCGGATGCCGCCGCGCTGTGGCGGGGGGCGCCGTTTGACCCGAAAACTAGCTTACGCCTACTATTATAAACAATTATCAGACTTTTGTGAACGGAAATGTATCGTCCTGGCAAAAGACATTACATAAAATAACGTTCCCCGCCCTAGTTCAAAAATATTCTATCATTTTTATGACCATATAGGCAATCCCCGCGCCGATCAACGGACCGACCGCCACCCCATGAAACAGCGACACCGCAATGACCGTGCCAAACACAA is a window from the Geobacillus stearothermophilus ATCC 12980 genome containing:
- the citZ gene encoding citrate synthase gives rise to the protein MTVTRGLEGVVATTSSISSIIDDTLTYVGYDIEDLAENASFEEVIYLLWHRELPTKEQLEELKQRLAENADIPREIIEHFKLYPIENVHPMAALRTAVSLLGLYDEEADVMTKEANYRKAIRLQAKIPTIVTAFARVRKGLEPVAPRKDLSFAANFLYMLTGKEPDDIATEAFNKALVLHADHELNASTFTARVCVATLSDIYSGITAAIGALKGPLHGGANEVVMKMLTEIGTVDNVEPYIRTKLANKEKIMGFGHRVYRKGDPRAKHLKKMSEKLTKLVGEPHWYEMSTKIEEIVTSEKALPPNVDFYSASVYHCLGIDHDLFTPIFAVSRTSGWLAHILEQYDNNRLIRPRAEYTGPGKRAYVPIDERG